The following proteins come from a genomic window of Terribacillus aidingensis:
- a CDS encoding UDP-N-acetylmuramoyl-L-alanyl-D-glutamate--2,6-diaminopimelate ligase: protein MIINLMKQNKVNFKRIYGTSSTIANNVRFDSRLITKHDVFVCIQGDNHDGHAFIEDSIAQGASVIVGTDEGLLKSYYRQYEDCTFLVVEDARLAMAQMAVLLSDEAWKKLVTVAVTGTNGKTTVAAYVRSLLNQLQLRTTSIGTCGIITSKEKINFFKSTPTTPESADLHVLFKQLVSEGEKAVVMEATSIALDQKRTASITFDVAIHTNLSPEHLEFHGTMENYKRAKMKLFEQAATAIVNIDDEGMAQDILDTYQGKLLTYSLKKNSEADLIATNLHTDAHGIQFELYTNERSYTIRAPIFGEYNVANLLAAIGTAMQLGFDLEEIVDVLGTIESPEGRFEVIEQYGNRKIILDYAHTPAALDQLLTAVNAIPHRRLIVMILGVGIRDFGKMPKMAETIEGRADEIVVSVDHPGHHDPKIIIDAVCKGFTDRVHNVSTAKTRAEAVCLALDLSEEGDIVLLTGGQINGAQFVRGKAIPHSDHAIIRSYFEEQHAEKVQPTIS, encoded by the coding sequence ATGATAATCAATTTAATGAAACAGAATAAAGTCAATTTCAAACGTATTTACGGTACTTCCAGTACGATTGCCAATAACGTCCGTTTTGATTCCCGTCTTATAACGAAACATGATGTTTTTGTTTGTATACAAGGGGATAATCATGATGGGCACGCCTTTATCGAGGATAGTATTGCACAAGGTGCTTCTGTCATTGTAGGAACGGATGAAGGATTGTTGAAATCCTATTATCGCCAGTATGAGGATTGCACCTTCCTTGTAGTAGAGGATGCTCGGCTGGCGATGGCGCAGATGGCAGTGTTGCTATCAGATGAGGCTTGGAAAAAGCTTGTTACAGTTGCTGTCACCGGAACAAATGGGAAAACGACAGTTGCGGCTTATGTCCGATCTTTGCTGAATCAGCTTCAGCTTCGGACTACGTCAATTGGAACCTGCGGTATTATTACGTCTAAAGAGAAAATCAACTTCTTTAAAAGTACGCCTACTACTCCGGAATCTGCTGATCTTCATGTGCTTTTCAAACAGCTGGTGTCGGAGGGGGAGAAGGCGGTTGTGATGGAGGCAACGTCTATTGCATTGGATCAAAAGCGTACAGCATCGATAACATTTGATGTTGCAATTCATACGAATTTATCGCCAGAGCACTTGGAATTCCATGGAACAATGGAGAATTATAAGCGGGCGAAGATGAAATTGTTTGAACAAGCCGCTACTGCGATCGTAAATATAGATGACGAAGGAATGGCGCAGGATATTCTGGATACGTACCAAGGGAAGTTGCTGACATATAGCCTTAAGAAAAATAGCGAGGCAGATTTGATTGCCACAAATCTACACACAGATGCGCATGGTATCCAATTTGAGCTTTATACAAATGAAAGGTCATATACGATTCGTGCACCAATTTTTGGTGAGTACAATGTGGCTAATCTTCTTGCAGCAATAGGGACAGCGATGCAGCTTGGTTTTGATCTGGAAGAAATCGTGGATGTCTTAGGTACAATTGAAAGTCCGGAGGGTCGTTTTGAAGTAATCGAACAGTACGGCAACAGGAAAATCATTCTCGATTATGCCCACACTCCAGCTGCATTGGATCAGCTGCTGACTGCGGTAAATGCTATTCCGCATCGTCGCTTGATTGTAATGATATTGGGAGTCGGTATCAGGGATTTCGGGAAGATGCCGAAAATGGCAGAGACAATCGAGGGAAGAGCTGATGAGATTGTAGTATCTGTTGATCATCCAGGCCATCATGATCCCAAAATCATCATCGATGCGGTGTGTAAGGGCTTTACTGACCGAGTGCATAATGTGTCCACGGCAAAGACGAGAGCCGAAGCTGTCTGTCTTGCACTAGATCTCAGCGAAGAAGGAGATATTGTCCTGCTTACGGGCGGACAAATCAACGGCGCGCAGTTCGTTAGAGGAAAGGCTATACCACATTCTGATCACGCTATCATTCGATCATATTTTGAAGAACAACATGCAGAAAAGGTACAACCCACTATCAGCTGA